One genomic segment of Mastomys coucha isolate ucsf_1 unplaced genomic scaffold, UCSF_Mcou_1 pScaffold22, whole genome shotgun sequence includes these proteins:
- the Zp3 gene encoding zona pellucida sperm-binding protein 3, which yields MAPSYLPFLCLLLCGGPELCYLHTLWSLPGGTPTPVGSLSPVEVECLEAELVVTVSRDLFGTGKLVQPXESSLGTNGCWIPYTPPMGQASLHRVTEDALVYSTLLLHDPRPVGGLSILRTNRVEVPIECRYPRQGNVSSHPIQPTWVPFRATVSSEEKLAFSLRLMEENWNTEKSSPTFHLGEVAHLQAEVQTGSHLPLQLFVDYCVATPSPAPDQNSSPYHFIVDSHGCLVDGLSESFSAFQVPRPRPEMLQFTVDVFHFANSSRNTLYITCHLKVAPANQIPDKLNKACSFNKTSQSWLPVEGDADICDCCSHANCSNSSSSQFLIHGPYQWSKLASRNRRHVTDEADVTVGPLIVLGNANDQTVEGWTSSAQTSMALGLGLVTMAFLTLAAIVLGVTRKCRSTSYLVSLPQ from the exons ATGGCGCCAAGCTATCTACCCTTCCTTTGTCTCCTGCTGTGCGGAGGCCCCGAGCTGTGCTATCTCCACACTCTGTGGTCTTTGCCAGGTGGAACTCCCACCCCAGTGGGGTCCTTGTCACCCGTGGAGGTGGAATGTCTGGAAGCTGAACTGGTGGTGACTGTTAGTAGAGACCTTTTTGGCACAGGGAAGCTCGTGCAGCCNN aTGAATCAAGTCTtggtacaaatggtt GCTGGATTCCCTATACCCCCCCCATGGGCCAAGCAAGCCTCCACAGG gtgacagaagatgcccTGGTGTACAGCACCTTATTGCTCCACGACCCTCGCCCCGTGGGTGGCCTGTCCATTCTAAGGACTAACCGTGTGGAGGTACCCATTGAGTGCCGATACCCCAG GCAGGGCAACGTGAGCAGCCACCCTATCCAGCCCACCTGGGTTCCCTTCAGAGCCACTGTGTCCTCAGAAGAGAAACTGGCTTTCTCCCTTCGCCTGATGGAGG AGAACTGGAATACTGAGAAATCATCCCCCACCTTCCACCTGGGAGAGGTAGCCCACCTCCAGGCCGAAGTCCAGACCGGAAGCCACCTGCCGCTGCAGCTGTTTGTGGACTACTGTGTGGCCACGCCTTCACCTGCGCCAGACCAGAACTCCTCCCCCTATCACTTCATCGTGGACTCCCATGG TTGCCTTGTGGATGGTCTATCTGAGAGCTTTTCGGCATTTCAAGTCCCTAGACCCCGGCCAGAGATGCTCCAGTTCACAGTGGATGTATTCCATTTCGCCAACAGCTCCAGAAACACG CTCTACATCACCTGCCATCTCAAAGTCGCACCAGCTAACCAGATCCCTGACAAACTTAACAAAGCCTGTTCATTCAACAAGACTTCGCAGAG TTGGTTACCAGTAGAGGGCGATGCTGACATCTGTGATTGCTGCAGCCACGCCAACTGTAGTAATTCAAGCTCTTCACAGTTCCTGATCCACGGACCCTACCAGTGGTCCAAGCTTGCTTCTCGAAACCGCAGGCATG TGACCGATGAAGCTGATGTCACTGTAGGGCCCCTGATAGTCCTTGGAAACGCTAATGACCAGACTGTGGAGGGCTGGACCTCTTCTGCTCAAACCTCCATGGCTCTTGGGTTAGGCCTGGTCACCATGGCATTCCTGACTCTGGCTGCTATTGTCCTTGGTGTCACCAGGAAGTGTCGCTCCACTTCCTACCTTGTATCCCTTCCGCAATAA